From the genome of Verrucomicrobiota bacterium, one region includes:
- a CDS encoding HNH endonuclease, whose protein sequence is MKRLTWDDFTIDHIDPYSKGGRSRLENAALMCRSCNSSKGKR, encoded by the coding sequence ATGAAGCGCCTCACTTGGGATGATTTTACCATCGACCACATCGACCCTTACAGCAAAGGAGGGCGATCCCGTTTGGAAAACGCTGCCCTCATGTGCCGCTCCTGCAACTCGTCCAAGGGAAAGCGGTGA